One window from the genome of Mycolicibacterium gadium encodes:
- a CDS encoding methyltransferase family protein: MPTIALVLFAVFALLGFGWRSWEQRRRTGSTGFHGISGRPGSVEWFAGVGFIISMGIAVFAPILQMLGVVAPVSFLHAPWIQIAGAVIAVIGIATTVYAQLDMGDSWRIGVDKSETTTLVRTGVFGWVRNPIFTAMMTFGLGFALITPNPVAVVGFVLLIVTIEIQVRVVEEPYLLTTHGQAYRDYLAGVGRFIPGVGRA; encoded by the coding sequence ATGCCCACCATCGCCCTCGTGCTCTTCGCGGTGTTCGCGCTACTCGGATTCGGTTGGCGCAGTTGGGAACAGCGGCGGCGCACCGGATCCACCGGATTCCACGGCATCAGCGGCCGCCCGGGTTCGGTCGAGTGGTTCGCCGGGGTGGGATTCATCATCTCCATGGGTATCGCGGTCTTCGCGCCGATCCTGCAGATGCTCGGCGTGGTGGCGCCAGTGAGCTTTCTGCACGCACCGTGGATCCAGATCGCCGGCGCCGTCATCGCCGTGATCGGTATCGCGACCACCGTTTACGCGCAGCTGGACATGGGTGACTCGTGGCGGATCGGCGTCGACAAGAGCGAGACGACGACACTCGTGCGCACCGGCGTCTTCGGGTGGGTGCGCAACCCGATCTTCACCGCGATGATGACGTTCGGCCTCGGATTCGCCCTGATCACACCGAATCCGGTGGCCGTCGTCGGATTCGTCCTGCTGATCGTCACGATCGAGATTCAGGTCCGCGTGGTCGAGGAGCCCTACCTGCTGACCACGCACGGTCAGGCCTATCGTGATTATCTCGCCGGTGTCGGCCGGTTCATCCCCGGAGTGGGACGCGCTTAG
- a CDS encoding transposase — protein MRDQQFLLPPNMADWLADDHLVWFILDSIEQLDTSAFHQHRRTGGVGRAGYDPDMLLALLIYAYASGQRSSRRIERLCADHVAYRVLCAQDPPDHTTIARFRADHDDAVIDVFAQVLRMCSQAGMVRVESIAIDGTKIAANASMSANRSQKWVREQARRIAETAVGEAAAADAAEDAAEAAVGGPPATPAPELTTRAGRAAAIKKAMAEIAEQDARHEEADAADAERQEKYLQRVEAGEVVAGPPPAGVDEVRLWRARLARQQQRLAPLIGVRGTREAQQRGDIRKLIRKAEARLADAQRRQATGLVDRRGSAARQRAYFQTRRGPKGGPVVNLTDPQARLMVQGSGSGSVQGYNSQIVCSDDHLIIGVHVSQDANDLHCWTPALAAAITHTEALDKTIGLVTADNGYFTEDNLTSPGPDRLIAPGTGKDVHHDAKHHPTQGPPPPNLSPADAMRHTLKDPAQARRYKRRSATVEPVIGHLKDRIGLRRYARRGLAAVTAELHLAAAALNLTRLYAATAG, from the coding sequence GTGCGTGATCAGCAGTTCTTGTTGCCGCCGAATATGGCCGACTGGCTGGCCGATGATCATTTGGTGTGGTTCATCCTCGACTCGATCGAGCAGTTGGACACCTCGGCGTTTCACCAGCATCGGCGCACCGGTGGCGTCGGCCGCGCCGGCTATGACCCGGACATGTTGTTGGCCTTGCTGATCTACGCCTATGCCTCGGGGCAGCGGTCCTCGCGGCGCATCGAACGATTGTGTGCCGATCACGTCGCCTACCGGGTGCTGTGTGCTCAAGATCCGCCGGATCACACCACGATTGCCCGGTTCCGCGCCGACCACGACGACGCCGTGATCGACGTGTTCGCTCAGGTGCTGCGGATGTGTTCGCAGGCCGGGATGGTGCGGGTCGAATCGATCGCCATTGATGGCACCAAGATCGCGGCCAACGCGTCGATGTCGGCCAACCGCTCTCAGAAATGGGTGCGTGAGCAGGCCCGTCGGATCGCCGAGACCGCGGTCGGTGAGGCCGCCGCCGCCGACGCCGCCGAGGACGCCGCTGAAGCCGCGGTCGGTGGGCCGCCGGCCACACCGGCACCGGAGTTGACGACTCGGGCTGGACGGGCCGCGGCGATCAAGAAGGCGATGGCCGAGATCGCCGAACAGGACGCCCGCCATGAGGAGGCCGACGCCGCCGACGCCGAGCGTCAAGAGAAGTATCTGCAGCGTGTCGAGGCCGGCGAAGTCGTGGCCGGACCGCCGCCGGCCGGCGTCGACGAGGTCCGGTTGTGGCGGGCCCGGCTGGCCCGTCAACAGCAGCGGCTGGCCCCGCTGATCGGGGTGCGTGGGACTCGAGAAGCCCAGCAGCGCGGCGACATTCGCAAGCTGATACGCAAGGCCGAGGCGCGGCTGGCCGACGCCCAACGGCGTCAGGCAACGGGATTGGTCGATCGGCGTGGTTCAGCGGCGCGTCAACGTGCCTATTTTCAGACCCGCCGCGGCCCCAAGGGCGGACCGGTGGTCAATCTGACCGACCCGCAGGCCCGGTTGATGGTCCAAGGCTCAGGCAGCGGATCGGTGCAGGGCTACAACAGCCAGATCGTGTGCTCCGATGACCACCTCATCATCGGAGTGCACGTATCTCAAGATGCCAACGATCTGCATTGTTGGACACCGGCTTTGGCTGCGGCGATAACCCACACCGAGGCATTGGACAAGACGATCGGACTGGTCACGGCCGACAACGGCTACTTCACCGAAGACAACCTCACCAGCCCCGGCCCCGACCGGCTCATCGCACCCGGCACCGGGAAAGACGTCCACCACGACGCCAAACACCACCCCACCCAGGGACCCCCACCGCCGAACCTCTCACCCGCAGACGCGATGCGCCACACGCTCAAAGATCCTGCTCAGGCACGACGATACAAACGCCGATCAGCGACCGTAGAACCGGTCATCGGACATCTCAAAGACCGCATCGGCCTACGCCGCTACGCCCGCCGCGGACTGGCAGCTGTCACCGCCGAACTCCACCTGGCCGCCGCAGCGCTCAACCTCACCCGCTTGTACGCAGCCACGGCCGGGTAA
- a CDS encoding glutamate-5-semialdehyde dehydrogenase, which produces MSVQAPALSDLRSQVHDAARRARVAARTLATLSTETKNRALHAAADAVLARMHEILAANERDLEAARAAGTPDAMLDRLALNPQRVDGIAAGLRQVAGLPDPIGEVLRGRTLPNGLQLRQQRVPLGVVGIVYEGRPNVTVDAFGLTLKSGNSVLLRGSSSAAQSNEALVTALRAAMVGEGLEPDVVQLLPSADRASVTHLIQARGLVDVVIPRGGAGLIDAVVRDAMVPTIETGVGNCHVYVHESADLDVAERILLNAKTRRPSVCNAAESLLIDAAIADTALPRLTKALRDAGVTLHENPSDDELRTEFLSMDIAVAVVDGIDAAIEHVNEYGTGHTEAIVTTNLAAAQRFTERVDAAAVMVNASTAFTDGEQFGFGAEIGISTQKLHARGPMGLPELTSTKWIVWGDGQTRPA; this is translated from the coding sequence ATGAGTGTGCAGGCCCCAGCGCTTTCCGACTTGCGCTCGCAGGTCCACGACGCCGCCCGCCGGGCCCGCGTCGCGGCTCGCACCCTGGCCACGCTGTCCACCGAAACCAAGAACCGCGCGCTGCATGCCGCGGCGGACGCAGTGCTTGCACGGATGCACGAGATCCTCGCCGCCAACGAGCGCGATCTCGAGGCTGCCAGGGCCGCGGGCACACCGGACGCCATGCTCGACAGGCTTGCACTGAACCCTCAGCGCGTGGACGGCATCGCCGCCGGACTGCGACAGGTCGCCGGGCTGCCCGACCCCATCGGCGAGGTGCTGCGCGGGCGCACGCTGCCGAACGGCCTGCAATTGCGCCAGCAGCGCGTTCCGCTCGGCGTCGTCGGCATCGTCTACGAAGGCAGGCCCAACGTCACGGTCGACGCGTTCGGGTTGACCCTGAAGTCCGGCAATTCGGTGCTGCTGCGCGGAAGCTCGTCGGCGGCCCAGTCCAACGAAGCGCTCGTCACCGCGCTGCGGGCAGCGATGGTCGGTGAGGGGCTCGAACCCGACGTGGTCCAGCTGCTTCCCAGCGCTGACCGCGCCAGCGTCACGCATCTGATCCAGGCCCGCGGTCTCGTCGATGTCGTGATCCCGCGCGGTGGAGCAGGACTGATCGACGCGGTGGTGCGCGACGCGATGGTCCCCACCATCGAAACCGGAGTCGGCAATTGCCATGTGTACGTGCATGAGTCGGCCGATCTCGATGTCGCCGAACGCATTCTGCTCAACGCCAAGACGCGCAGGCCCAGCGTGTGCAATGCCGCCGAATCGCTGTTGATCGACGCCGCGATCGCCGACACCGCACTGCCGCGGCTGACGAAAGCGCTGCGTGACGCGGGCGTCACGCTGCACGAGAATCCTTCGGACGACGAACTGCGCACGGAGTTCCTGTCGATGGACATCGCCGTCGCGGTGGTCGACGGTATCGACGCCGCGATCGAGCACGTCAACGAATACGGCACCGGGCATACCGAAGCCATCGTGACGACGAATCTTGCTGCTGCACAACGGTTCACCGAACGGGTGGACGCCGCGGCAGTGATGGTGAACGCATCGACTGCGTTCACCGACGGTGAGCAATTCGGGTTCGGCGCCGAGATCGGCATCTCCACCCAGAAGCTGCACGCCAGGGGCCCGATGGGCCTGCCCGAACTGACATCGACCAAGTGGATTGTGTGGGGCGACGGCCAGACCCGTCCCGCCTGA
- a CDS encoding cation transporter: MTALTEARRAVLTRRIRFLVAATIAYNVVEAVVALAEGTRVSSSALIGFGLDSVVEISSAAAVAWQFSAADPEAREKKALRFIAFSFFALAAYVTVDAVRALAGIGEARPSTVGIVLAALSLAVMPVLSLTQRRTGRELGSLSAVADSKQTLLCTYLSAILLTGLLLNSLLGWSWADPVAALGIAAIAVREGVNAWRGDPCCS; this comes from the coding sequence ATGACCGCGCTGACCGAGGCGCGGCGGGCAGTGCTGACCCGTCGGATCCGATTTCTGGTGGCCGCGACCATCGCCTACAACGTGGTCGAGGCGGTGGTGGCGCTGGCCGAAGGCACCAGAGTTTCGTCGTCGGCGCTCATCGGGTTCGGCCTCGACTCCGTTGTCGAGATCTCGTCGGCGGCTGCGGTCGCGTGGCAGTTCTCGGCCGCCGACCCGGAAGCGAGGGAGAAGAAGGCGCTGCGCTTCATCGCGTTCTCGTTCTTCGCGCTCGCGGCCTACGTCACGGTCGACGCGGTGCGCGCGTTGGCCGGCATCGGTGAGGCGCGCCCGTCGACCGTCGGCATAGTGCTTGCGGCGCTCAGTCTCGCAGTCATGCCGGTGCTGTCCTTGACCCAGCGGCGCACCGGCCGTGAACTCGGATCGCTCTCGGCCGTAGCGGATTCCAAGCAGACGCTGCTGTGCACGTACCTGTCGGCGATTCTGTTGACCGGCCTGCTGCTCAACAGCCTGCTCGGCTGGTCATGGGCCGATCCCGTCGCAGCGCTCGGTATCGCTGCGATCGCAGTGCGCGAAGGCGTCAACGCCTGGCGCGGAGATCCATGCTGTTCATGA
- a CDS encoding enoyl-CoA hydratase/isomerase family protein, whose amino-acid sequence MTKTGPPRPPEGDWLGTPYLRFTREGAFGVCTLDRPEARNAMTPAMYFGIRYAVRHVDADPDLAGLLITGTGDVFAPGGDMGGGDGSDNWLTFGSALGMDVTPFETLRQSVKPVVSAVNGLCQGGGLQIALCSDMTVVSDRATFRVPELLRGIADTYYSQMLARLIGPVRTRDLMFTGRTLTAQEAHEWGMVARVVPHDDLLDAAREVLAQCCRTAPGARGLVKSSLDNYLGLFDRIGMQAGISGPEAIEGFLSFKERRSPNWVHPDLRIDGRL is encoded by the coding sequence ATGACGAAGACCGGGCCACCGCGGCCACCCGAGGGCGACTGGCTGGGCACCCCGTACCTGCGCTTCACCCGCGAGGGGGCGTTCGGCGTGTGCACGCTGGACCGGCCCGAGGCGCGCAACGCGATGACACCCGCGATGTACTTCGGTATTCGGTACGCGGTCAGGCACGTCGACGCCGACCCGGATCTGGCCGGCTTGCTGATCACCGGCACCGGTGACGTATTCGCGCCCGGCGGCGACATGGGCGGCGGCGACGGCAGCGACAATTGGCTGACGTTCGGTTCGGCGCTGGGCATGGACGTCACGCCGTTCGAGACGCTGCGCCAGTCGGTGAAGCCCGTGGTCTCGGCGGTGAACGGGTTGTGTCAGGGCGGCGGGTTGCAGATCGCGCTGTGCAGTGACATGACGGTGGTGAGCGATCGGGCGACGTTCCGGGTGCCCGAGCTGCTGCGCGGTATCGCCGACACCTACTACAGCCAGATGCTGGCGCGCCTGATCGGTCCGGTCCGCACCCGCGATCTGATGTTCACCGGCCGCACGCTGACCGCGCAGGAGGCCCACGAGTGGGGCATGGTCGCGCGGGTCGTCCCGCACGACGATCTGCTCGATGCAGCGCGCGAGGTGCTCGCCCAGTGCTGCCGGACCGCGCCCGGCGCCAGGGGCCTGGTCAAGTCGAGCCTGGACAACTATCTCGGCTTGTTCGACCGCATCGGCATGCAGGCCGGCATATCCGGGCCGGAGGCGATCGAGGGTTTCCTGTCTTTCAAGGAGCGGCGCTCGCCGAACTGGGTACACCCCGACCTGCGCATCGACGGCCGCCTCTGA
- a CDS encoding ArsR/SmtB family transcription factor — MQTVTHSDALSRFGYALSDPTRAEILLMLRDAPGYPSDLADKIGVSRQILSNHLACLRGCGLVVAQPEGRRSRYELADKRIAHALNDLLGLVLAVDPACCPAAETDDCC; from the coding sequence ATGCAGACGGTGACTCACAGCGATGCGCTCTCACGGTTCGGCTACGCACTGTCCGATCCGACCCGCGCCGAAATCCTGCTGATGCTGCGCGACGCACCGGGCTATCCGTCCGACCTGGCCGACAAGATCGGGGTGTCGCGCCAGATCCTTTCCAACCACCTCGCCTGCCTGCGCGGGTGCGGTTTGGTGGTCGCCCAGCCCGAGGGGCGGCGCAGCCGCTACGAACTGGCCGACAAGCGGATCGCTCACGCCCTCAACGATCTGCTCGGCCTGGTCCTCGCTGTCGATCCGGCGTGCTGCCCCGCCGCCGAAACGGACGATTGCTGCTGA
- a CDS encoding ribokinase encodes MAARVCVVGSVNADLTFTVNALPRPGQTVLASGLQSSPGGKGGNQAVAAARAGASVQLVAALGSDSAAEQLRAHLSANDVGLDGVVSMAGPSGTAVIVVDAAAENNIVVAPGANAKLSVDSADIQAVIADSDVVLLQLEIPIATAIAAARIARAAGATVIVNASPSGARPHDLLALSELADVVVVNEAEAREWHWPVAHLVITRGRRGASYLGQDERFDVPAPRVAPVDTTGAGDVFAGVLAAGWPTGHEVALRRACAAGALSTLVPGAGDCAPYAEAIDDAVSNRKASEGHL; translated from the coding sequence ATGGCCGCACGGGTCTGTGTCGTGGGCAGTGTCAACGCCGATTTGACGTTCACCGTGAACGCATTACCGCGGCCCGGCCAAACGGTTCTGGCATCGGGGCTGCAGTCGTCACCAGGGGGCAAAGGCGGCAACCAGGCGGTGGCCGCGGCCCGGGCGGGGGCCTCGGTGCAGCTGGTCGCCGCGCTCGGCAGCGACTCGGCCGCCGAGCAGTTGCGCGCACACCTGTCCGCCAACGACGTCGGGCTCGACGGGGTGGTGTCGATGGCCGGGCCCAGCGGCACGGCGGTGATCGTCGTGGACGCCGCGGCCGAGAACAACATCGTGGTCGCCCCCGGGGCCAACGCCAAGTTGTCCGTCGACTCCGCCGATATCCAGGCCGTCATCGCCGACAGTGACGTCGTCCTGCTGCAGCTCGAGATTCCGATCGCCACCGCGATCGCCGCCGCACGCATCGCCCGGGCCGCCGGGGCGACAGTCATCGTCAACGCCTCCCCGTCCGGCGCGCGGCCGCACGATCTGCTCGCGCTGTCCGAACTGGCCGACGTCGTCGTCGTCAACGAAGCGGAAGCTCGTGAATGGCACTGGCCCGTCGCCCATCTTGTGATCACCCGGGGCAGGCGGGGCGCGAGTTACCTCGGCCAGGACGAACGCTTCGACGTCCCGGCGCCGCGGGTCGCGCCCGTCGACACCACGGGTGCAGGCGACGTCTTCGCCGGCGTGCTGGCCGCCGGTTGGCCGACCGGCCACGAGGTCGCGCTGCGCCGGGCATGCGCGGCCGGGGCCCTGTCGACGCTGGTGCCGGGCGCGGGCGACTGCGCGCCGTACGCCGAGGCCATCGATGACGCGGTTTCCAACAGAAAAGCGAGCGAGGGACATCTATGA